A part of Aspergillus flavus chromosome 1, complete sequence genomic DNA contains:
- a CDS encoding ABC-2 type transporter-domain-containing protein encodes MEGQDYYAKAPPSDNRDDTDSTATVMGDESAPTPRPANVSRAEDWSLMPQVKQQHERDVASGFKSRELGVTWKNVNVEVVSSEAAVNENFLSQFNIPQKIKDGRNKPPLRSILQNSHGCVKPGEMLLVLGRPGSGCTTLLKMLSNRRLGYKSVEGDVRFGSLTHKEANRYHGQIVMNTEEELFFPTLTVGQTMDFATRLKIPFNLPKGVESAEAYRLEMKKFLLEAMGISHTNDTKVGNEYVRGVSGGERKRVSIIECMASRGSVFCWDNSTRGLDASTALEWTKAIRALTDVMGLSTIVTLYQAGNGIYDLFDKVLVLDEGKQVYYGPMSQARPFMEDLGFVCREGSNVADFLTGVTVPTERKIRPGYENRFPRNADMLLAEYEKSPIRAQMMAEYDYPDSDLARERTDNFEMAISHDRSKKLPKNSPMTVDFVQQVKACIIRQYQILWGDKATFIIKQVSTLAQALIAGSLFYNAPNNSGGLFVKSGALFFSLLYNSLLSMSEVTDSFSGRPVLVKHKGFAFFHPAAFCIAQITADIPVLLFQISIFSLVVYFMVGLTMSASGFFTYWVLVFATTMVMTALFRAVGALFTTFDGASKVSGFLISALIMYTGYMITKPQMHPWFGWIYWINPLAYGFDALLSSEFHNKIIPCVGTNLIPTGPGYENVPNHQSCAGVGGAIQGNNYVTGDQYLASLSYSHNHVWRNFGILWAWWALFVAVTIIATSRWKAASESGNTLLIPRERLDKHSQVARFDEESQVNEKEKKRNDGSSQEGDDLDNQLVRNTSVFTWKDLTYTVKTPTGDRVLLDNVYGWVKPGMLGALMGSSGAGKTTLLDVLAQRKTEGTIHGSIMVDGRPLPVSFQRSAGYCEQLDVHEPFATVREALEFSALLRQPRDVPDDEKLKYVDTIIELLELHDIADTLIGRVGAGLSVEQRKRVTIGVELVSKPSILIFLDEPTSGLDGQSAYNTVRFLRKLADVGQAVLVTIHQPSAQLFAEFDTLLLLAKGGKMVYFGDIGDNGQTVKDYFGRYGAACPPGVNPAEHMIDVVSGTLSQGRDWNKVWLESPENQRSIEELDRIISDAASKPPGTFDDGREFATSLWTQIKLVSQRMCVALYRNTDYVNNKLALHVGSALFNGFSFWMISDTVHSMQLRLFTIFNFIFVAPGVINQLQPLFLERRDIYDAREKKSKMYSWVAFVTALIVSEIPYLCLCAVLYFACWYYTVGFPTDSNKSGAVFFVMLMYEFVYTGIGQFISAYAPNAIFASLINPVIIGTLASFCGVMVPYQQIQAFWRYWIYWMNPFNYLMGSMMTFTIFDVNVKCKDSEYALFDPPNGSTCGEYLTEFMQGMGARMNLLDADATSGCRVCQYTRGSDYLLSVNLMDYYYGWRDAAIVALFALSSYALVYVLMKLRTKASKQAE; translated from the exons ATGGAGGGCCAGGACTACTATGCGAAGGCGCCGCCTTCGGACAACAGAGATGATACCGACAGCACAGCTACGGTGATGGGTGATGAGTCTGCGCCAACCCCCCGCCCTGCCAATGTCAGCCGCGCCGAAGACTGGAGCTTGATGCCACAAGTTAAACAGCAGCATGAACGAGATGTGGCGTCCGGTTTCAAGAGTCGTGAACTCGGCGTCACCTGGAAGAATGTGAACGTCGAAGTGGTTAGTTCTGAGGCCGCCGTCAACGAAAACTTCCTATCCCAGTTCAACATCCCCCAGAAAATCAAAGATGGTCGCAACAAACCACCCCTCCGCTCGATTCTTCAGaacagccatggctgcgTGAAACCCGGGGAAATGCTTCTCGTGTTGGGTCGGCCGGGTTCAGGTTGCACAACCCTGCTCAAAATGCTCTCGAATCGACGACTCGGGTATAAATCGGTGGAGGGTGACGTCCGTTTTGGGTCGCTAACTCATAAAGAAGCCAACCGTTATCATGGCCAAATTGTTATGAACACGGAAGAAGAGCTATTCTTCCCCACACTGACAGTGGGTCAGACGATGGACTTCGCAACCCGGCTCAAGATTCCTTTCAACCTCCCTAAAGGCGTAGAGTCGGCGGAAGCGTATCGCCTGGAAATGAAAAAGTTTTTGCTGGAAGCCATGGGAATCTCGCACACGAACGATACGAAGGTCGGTAACGAGTATGTTCGAGGTGTTTCCGGTGGTGAGCGCAAGCGTGTCTCAATCATAGAATGTATGGCCTCTCGTGGGTCAGTGTTCTGCTGGGATAACAGTACACGTGGTTTAGACGCCAGCACTGCTCTCGAGTGGACTAAAGCCATTCGGGCCTTGACAGATGTTATGGGCTTGTCCACCATTGTAACGCTTTACCAGGCGGGCAATGGAATCTATGACTTGTTCGATAAGGTACTGGTCTTGGATGAGGGCAAGCAGGTTTACTACGGGCCCATGTCCCAGGCAAGGCCCTTCATGGAGGACCTGGGTTTCGTCTGCCGCGAGGGGTCTAACGTCGCTGACTTCCTGACTGGTGTGACTGTTCCCACGGAACGCAAGATCCGACCCGGATATGAGAACCGATTCCCCCGCAATGCCGACATGCTCCTAGCGGAATATGAGAAGTCTCCCATCCGTGCTCAAATGATGGCAGAATACGACTACCCAGACTCCGATCTCGCCCGGGAACGCACCGACAACTTCGAGATGGCAATTTCGCACGACAGGAGCAAGAAGCTACCGAAGAACAGCCCGATGACGGTCGATTTTGTTCAGCAGGTCAAGGCATGTATCATTCGTCAGTACCAGATCCTTTGGGGTGATAAAGCCACTTTTATCATCAAACAGGTGTCGACCTTGGCCCAGGCCTTGATTGCAGGATCCCTGTTTTACAATGCGCCTAACAATTCGGGAGGTCTCTTTGTCAAATCCggtgctcttttcttttccttgctcTATAATAGTTTGTTGTCTATGTCTGAAGTGACCGATTCATTCAGTGGTCGGCCGGTCCTGGTCAAGCACAAAGGTTTCGCTTTTTTCCACCCCGCTGCTTTCTGTATCGCTCAGATCACTGCCGATATCCCAGTCCTCTTGTTCCAGATCAGCATCTTTTCCCTTGTGGTCTATTTCATGGTGGGCCTCACCATGAGTGCGTCTGGTTTCTTCACTTATTGGGTCTTGGTTTTTGCTACGACAATG GTTATGACCGCATTGTTCCGTGCGGTTGGAGCACTCTTCACGACATTCGACGGCGCGTCCAAGGTTTCCGGTTTCCTCATTTCCGCTCTGATCATGTACACCGGATATATGATCACGAAGCCGCAGATGCATCCCTGGTTTGGCTGGATCTACTGGATTAATCCTCTTGCATATGGCTTTGACGCCTTACTTTCGAGCGAGTTCCACAACAAGATTATTCCTTGTGTGGGCACAAACCTCATTCCTACTGGTCCTGGGTATGAAAATGTCCCCAATCATCAGTCCTGTGCTGGTGTTGGTGGCGCTATCCAAGGCAACAACTATGTGACCGGAGACCAGTATCTGGCTTCATTGTCCTACAGCCACAACCATGTCTGGCGTAACTTCGGTATCCTATGGGCCTGGTGGGCTTTATTCGTGGCCGTGACCATCATTGCCACGTCCCGGTGGAAAGCTGCTTCAGAAAGCGGTAACACGCTTTTGATCCCGCGCGAGAGGTTAGATAAGCATAGCCAGGTTGCCCGCTTCGATGAAGAGTCTCAGGTAAacgagaaggagaagaagcgtaACGACGGAAGCTCCCAGGAGGGTGACGATCTTGACAACCAACTGGTCCGCAACACGTCCGTTTTCACCTGGAAAGACTTGACATATACTGTGAAAACACCTACTGGTGACCGCGTGCTCCTCGATAATGTCTATGGATGGGTTAAGCCTGGTATGTTGGGTGCCCTGATGGGCTCTTCTGGCGCTGGAAAGACTACCCTCCTTGATGTATTGGCTCAGCGAAAGACCGAAGGAACTATCCATGGTTCTATTATGGTTGATGGACGACCCTTGCCTGTTTCATTCCAGCGCTCTGCAGGCTACTGTGAACAGCTTGATGTCCATGAACCGTTTGCAACCGTGCGTGAAGCTCTTGAGTTCTCTGCCTTGCTCCGTCAGCCGCGTGATGTCCCTGATGATGAAAAACTGAAATATGTGGATACCATCATCGAACTTTTGGAATTACATGATATCGCCGACACGCTGATTGGCCGGGTTGGTGCTGGACTGAGTGTGGAACAGCGTAAGCGTGTTACTATCGGTGTGGAACTGGTCTCAAAGCCGAGCATTCTGATCTTCCTGGATGAGCCGACATCAGGTCTTGATGGCCAATCTGCATATAATACTGTCCGTTTCCTACGCAAACTGGCTGATGTTGGCCAGGCTGTTCTGGTTACTATTCACCAACCTTCTGCCCAGCTATTTGCTGAGTTCGATACCCTGCTTCTCCTGGCTAAAGGTGGAAAAATGGTCTACTTTGGTGACATTGGTGACAATGGCCAGACGGTCAAGGATTATTTCGGCCGTTATGGTGCTGCGTGTCCACCCGGTGTCAACCCCGCTGAGCATATGATTGATGTTGTCTCTGGTACTCTCTCCCAGGGTCGCGACTGGAATAAGGTCTGGCTAGAGTCTCCAGAGAACCAGCGTTCTATCGAAGAGCTTGACCGAATCATTAGTGACGCTGCGTCTAAGCCCCCTGGTACCTTTGATGACGGCCGAGAATTTGCCACGAGCCTTTGGACACAGATAAAGTTGGTGAGCCAGCGTATGTGTGTGGCTCTGTACCGGAATACCGACTATGTCAACAATAAACTGGCCCTCCATGTTGGCTCTGCCTTGTTTAacggtttctctttctggatGATCAGTGATACTGTCCACTCGATGCAGCTCCGCCTCTTCACCATTTTCAACTTTATCTTCGTCGCCCCCGGTGTCATTAATCAACTCCAGCCGCTGTTCCTTGAACGTCGAGACATTTATGACGCCCGTGAGAAAAAATCGAAGATGTACTCGTGGGTTGCCTTCGTGACCGCCCTGATTGTATCGGAAATTCCCTATCTCTGCCTCTGTGCCGTCCTTTACTTCGCATGCTGGTACTACACGGTTGGCTTCCCCACTGACTCCAATAAGTCCGGCGCTGTCTTCTTCGTTATGTTGATGTACGAGTTCGTCTACACTGGAATTGGTCAATTCATCTCCGCCTACGCACCGAACGCGATTTTCGCCTCCTTAATTAACCCAGTGATCATTGGAACCCTCGCCTCTTTCTGTGGTGTCATGGTGCCCTACCAACAGATCCAAGCCTTCTGGAGGTACTGGATCTACTGGATGAACCCGTTCAACTATCTCATGGGTAGCATGATGaccttcaccatcttcgaTGTGAATGTGAAGTGCAAGGACTCTGAGTACGCCCTCTTCGATCCCCCGAATGGCAGCACCTGCGGCGAGTACCTCACCGAATTTATGCAGGGCATGGGCGCTCGCATGAATCTCCTGGATGCGGACGCGACCTCCGGTTGCCGCGTGTGTCAATATACGAGGGGTAGCGATTATCTTCTCAGCGTCAACTTGATGGATTACTACTACGGATGGCGGGATGCGGCTATTGTTGCCCTGTTCGCCCTTAGCTCGTATGCCCTTGTGTACGTTCTCATGAAGCTGCGTACCAAGGCCTCGAAGCAGGCAGAGTAA
- a CDS encoding putative ATP/GTP-binding protein gives MSSAPVSQPNPQIDHAHAQLQPHLRRTAADPRPVVLMTCGIAGSGKSTLAHSIVSAYPSFRRLSIDSYIYSHHGLWNIDYPRERYEEYQLEAEAALRAELISALTGGQVDLVLDFSFAYHEVREEWKRLIEGSGGRWVLVFLDVDAAELRRRVQARNERVDKDGDSAFYVTEEILERYLSGFERPDGEGEIVL, from the exons ATGTCATCTGCTCCTGTCAGCcaaccaaacccccaaaTCGACCACGCACACGCAcaacttcaacctcatcTACGCCGCACAGCAGCCGATCCCCGACCCGTAGTTCTAATGACCTGCGGAATTGCAG GTTCGGGAAAGTCAACACTGGCCCACTCAATCGTCTCCGCATACCCGTCCTTCCGCCGTCTCTCCATTGACTCCTACATATATTCTCACCACGGCCTCTGGAATATCGACTACCCCCGAGAACGATACGAAGAATACCAACTCGAAGCCGAAGCAGCACTACGGGCGGAACTTATCTCCGCATTGACCGGAGGACAGGTAGACCTCGTACTCGACTTTTCGTTCGCATACCACGAGGTACGCGAGGAGTGGAAGAGATTAATCGAGGGATCAGGAGGGAGATGGGTACTGGTGTTTTTGGATGTTGATGCTGCGGAACTCCGACGGAGGGTTCAGGCTCGGAATGAGCGAGTTGATAAGGATGGGGACTCGGCGTTTTATGTAACGGAGGAGATTCTGGAACGGTATCTTAGTGGGTTTGAGAGACCTGATGGCGAAGGGGAGATTGTGCTGTGA
- a CDS encoding class II aldolase/adducin domain protein, with translation MAPPTATETAPPITLQARESTQEAGAEKAKVKMNIPRPPVFEDKVKEREYLKGRLAAAFRIFGKNGYDEGVAGHITLRDPVDPSTFWVNPFGVAFSQIKASDLILVNHAGEVIDGGPCRLLNAAAFMIHSAIHAARPDVNCAAHSHSLHGRAFCSLGRPLDIITQDACAFYNDHVVYKQFNGIVLAEEEGKNIAAALGDKKAALLQNHGLLTVGNTIEETVFWFVSLEKCCYAQLLADAAAAGRGGQTIKVDDADAAFTYKSVGTPLAGYFSAKPLFDVIHEETKGSYLN, from the exons ATGGCGCCCCCAACTGCAACCGAGACCGCTCCCCCCATCACTCTCCAAGCCCGGGAATCTACCCAGGAGGCCGGCGCCGAGAAAGCCAAAGTAAAGATGAACATTCCCAGACCACCCGTATTCGAAGACAAGGTGAAAGAGCGTGAATACCTTAAAGGCCGACTGGCAGCGGCGTTCCGCATCTTTGGAAAGAATGGATACGACGAGG GCGTGGCCGGCCACATCACCCTTCGCGACCCCGTCGACCCCAGCACATTCTGGGTTAATCCATTTGGTGTCGCCTTTTCTCAGATCAAGGCCTCTGACTTGATCCTGGTCAACCATGCCGGGGAGGTCATCGACGGTGGCCCATGCCGATTACTCAACGCCGCCGCGTTCATGATCCATTCGGCCATCCATGCTGCTCGTCCAGACGTCAACTGCGCAGCGCACAGCCACAGTCTGCACGGTCGCGCGTTTTGCAGTCTCGGTCGGCCATTGGATATTATCACTCAGGATGCGTGTGCCTTTTACAAT GATCATGTCGTGTACAAACAATTTAATGGCATTGTCCtcgccgaggaagaaggaaagaatatCGCCGCAGCATTGGGCGACAAGAAGGCGGCTCTGTTACAGAATCATGGTCTCTTGACAGTTGGAAATACGATCGAGGAGACGGTGTTTTGGTTCGTGAGCTTGGAGAAGTGCTGTTATGCACAGTTATTGGCTgatgcggcggcggcgggaCGAGGAGGACAGACGATCAAGGTGGATGATGCCGATGCGGCCTTTACGTATAAATCTGTGGGGACGCCTTTGGCGGGTTATTTCAGCGCGAAACCGCTGTTTGATGTGATTCATGAAGAGACGAAGGGGAGTTATTTGAATTAG
- a CDS encoding Alpha/Beta hydrolase protein, translated as MKLHSLLPLAALLTPSLAIFGINDFECELTSEHPNPVVLLHGLGATYYEDLNFLQYWLQSQGYCTYAQTYGAYDGFPLLGGLRPISESSSEIAAYIRDVADKTGAKKVDLVGHSEGAFQSLYVPKFQGVSGLLDKIVAIAPPTHGTNFGGLYNLAYLFGNVSREVVGDVLSTFGCPACDELGPDGAAVKRLNDGQPILQSGNNLTVIVSKYDEMVTPHETSWVEGANNIYVQDFCPLDPVGHIGEAYDLNVWNLVKNALDGTPDRKFICVIGSPGKI; from the coding sequence ATGAAGTTACATTCCCTCCTTCCCCTGGCCGCCCTGCTCACCCCTTCCTTGGCAATATTCGGCATCAATGACTTCGAGTGTGAACTGACATCGGAGCACCCGAACCCGGTTGTCCTCCTCCACGGTCTCGGGGCCACGTACTACGAAGACCTAAACTTCCTCCAATACTGGCTCCAATCGCAAGGCTACTGCACCTACGCGCAAACCTACGGCGCATACGACGGCTTCCCGCTCCTCGGCGGCCTGCGCCCGATCAGCGAATCCTCCAGCGAAATCGCCGCCTACATCCGCGACGTGGCCGACAAAACCGGCGCCAAGAAAGTCGATCTGGTGGGCCATTCCGAGGGCGCGTTCCAATCGCTCTACGTTCCCAAATTCCAGGGGGTCTCGGGCCTCCTCGATAAGATTGTGGCGATCGCGCCCCCGACGCACGGGACTAATTTCGGTGGTCTGTATAATCTGGCTTATCTTTTCGGAAATGTTTCCCGGGAGGTTGTGGGGGACGTGTTGAGTACGTTTGGGTGTCCGGCGTGTGATGAGTTGGGTCCCGATGGGGCTGCCGTGAAGCGATTGAATGATGGTCAGCCTATCCTGCAGTCGGGGAATAATCTGACGGTGATTGTCTCGAAATACGATGAGATGGTTACGCCGCATGAGACGTCGTGGGTGGAGGGCGCCAATAATATCTACGTGCAGGACTTCTGTCCCCTTGACCCCGTCGGACATATTGGGGAGGCGTATGATTTGAATGTCTGGAACCTGGTCAAGAATGCTCTCGATGGCACGCCGGACAGGAAGTTCATCTGTGTGATTGGGTCGCCAGGAAAGATCTGA
- a CDS encoding Mss4-like protein, translated as MASKSLTGACLCGKITYRVDLPADAPSPKVALCHCEDCKRNTGAPFSSNLIVPKPALTYTAGTPKIYAHPSGSLGNELQRHFCGDCGSPLNTQPGGRGTVTVKTGTLDAESRGDLGLALEIFCKRREQWVDQIGSVPKIEAMP; from the exons ATGGCCTCAAAGTCCTTGACCGGAGCATGCCTGTGTGGAAAGATCACCTACCGCGTGGATCTCCCCGCCGACGCGCCATCCCCCAAG GTTGCTCTCTGCCACTGCGAGGACTGCAAACGAAACACGGGTGCCCCCTTTTCGTCGAACCTGATCGTCCCCAAACCCGCCTTGACCTACACGGCCGGAACCCCCAAGATCTACGCCCATCCGTCTGGAAGTCTGGGCAATGAACTCCAGAGGCACTTCTGCGGGGATTGTGGGTCCCCGCTTAATACGCAGCCGGGTGGGAGAGGAACTGTTACTGTAAAGACGGGCACGTTAGATGCAGAGTCTCGTGGTGACTTGGGCTTGGCTTTGGAAATCTTCTGTAAGCGGAGGGAGCAATGGGTGGATCAGATCGGGAGCGTGCCTAAGATTGAGGCCATGCCGTAG
- a CDS encoding putative Na(+)/H(+) antiporter: protein MVWNQINPTPLNLSFLFLSGSILLYTVLSRFLKETLLLAEPPLATLVGILTGPAVLGAVEPQPWKLGNHVTKELARLTASMQVFIVGIELPEGYCSKHWKGIGILLGPVMIGGWVVCAILIHLIFGASYPSALVISACLTPTDPVLVATILEDPKATSDRIKYLLAAESGVNDGTSFPFLYLGIFILKEHSAGAVLREYLTVTIAYQCIASVAVGISLGYGANRLLRYSHERGRITENFVALFPLALIFFSLGFSSTMGMDDFLLVFSAGIGYAYHGRLEHAYQVNPVATSFISFSLSIATFIYFGLMIPWAAVTDTPKLSLSKIGIFVLLVLLLRRIPFIIALKRFNPDIKTYREALFCGHFGPMGVGALFLSMEARDILNSSCSRTKMQPGDDWDKYACETVELVWPVVCFTVLGSVVVHGLSMSIAKLARTLICAQKQHTKSLCTSDDPSTGSESMDGGMYHDEESLL from the coding sequence ATGGTATGGAATCAGATCAACCCTACACCGCTCAATCTCAGCTTCCTGTTCCTCTCGGGCAGTATCCTCCTCTATACTGTGCTTTCACGTTTTCTAAAAGAAACACTCCTTCTGGCAGAACCCCCGCTTGCTACGTTGGTCGGAATTCTGACCGGACCCGCGGTATTGGGTGCTGTTGAGCCCCAGCCGTGGAAGCTCGGAAATCATGTCACCAAGGAGCTAGCACGACTCACTGCAAGCATGCAGGTATTCATCGTGGGCATTGAGCTCCCTGAGGGATATTGCAGCAAGCACTGGAAAGGAATCGGCATTCTTCTTGGCCCTGTTATGATAGGTGGCTGGGTAGTATGTGCGATCCTGATCCATCTCATTTTCGGTGCTAGCTACCCTTCTGCGCTCGTTATCAGCGCTTGCCTCACTCCCACCGACCCGGTGCTGGTCGCGACCATCCTGGAGGATCCCAAGGCGACCAGCGACCGTATTAAGTATCTTCTGGCCGCGGAGTCTGGTGTGAATGATGGCACCTCATTCCCGTTCTTATATCTCGGGATTTTCATCCTGAAGGAGCATTCGGCTGGTGCTGTGCTGCGGGAATACTTGACGGTGACAATAGCCTACCAATGCATTGCGAGTGTTGCTGTCGGGATTAGTCTCGGTTATGGAGCGAACCGACTTCTCCGATATTCCCATGAGCGTGGCAGGATTACTGAGAACTTCGTTGCTCTGTTCCCCTTAGCtctgatcttcttcagcttaGGATTCTCAAGCACAATGGGGATGGATGACTTCCTACTTGTCTTCAGCGCAGGCATCGGATATGCATACCACGGCCGGCTTGAGCACGCCTACCAGGTAAATCCTGTGGCCACCTCATTCATCAGCTTCTCTCTCAGCATAGCGACGTTTATCTATTTCGGCCTGATGATCCCTTGGGCCGCTGTCACTGATACGCCAAAATTATCATTGTCAAAGATTGGGATCTTTGTGCTCCTTGTTCTACTACTTCGTCGAATCCCTTTCATTATCGCACTGAAACGATTCAATCCCGATATCAAAACGTACAGAGAGGCGCTCTTCTGCGGTCACTTCGGACCCATGGGTGTTGGTGCTCTGTTTTTGTCCATGGAGGCCAGGGATATCCTTAATTCCTCCTGTTCCCGGACAAAGATGCAGCCAGGCGACGACTGGGATAAATATGCCTGTGAAACTGTGGAGTTGGTTTGGCCCGTTGTTTGCTTTACTGTTTTGGGCTCTGTTGTGGTGCATGGGTTGAGCATGAGTATTGCGAAGTTGGCTCGGACTCTGATATGCGCTCAAAAACAGCATACGAAGTCATTATGTACCTCAGATGACCCCAGTACCGGTTCTGAGAGCATGGATGGTGGAATGTATCATGATGAGGAGAGTCTACTTTAG
- a CDS encoding putative fructose-bisphosphate aldolase yields the protein MHFQGPHFVNYIVEAAHTASVPIGVHLDHCMDPADVEQALNLPIDSVMVDASRLEPEENIEYCRQITEQAKIRGITVEAEMGRISDGEDGIPDASHLERCVHFLAPSSRNIHGPYPEGGSEKYWQLDRLKLIADAIGPTIPRVIHGTHPVPDWLFHKAIATGARKININRNARDGYTAFVAENADRLELTALKEQSVAIYQRSVEHLMDVLGSSGKAH from the exons ATGCACTTCCAAGGCCCACATTTCGTCAACTACATCGTGGAAGCCGCCCACACTGCCTCAGTCCCTATCGGGGTCCATCTCGATCACTGTATGGATCCAGCCGATGTCGAGCAAGCCTTAAACCTGCCCATCGACTCCGTTATGGTCGATGCGTCGAGGCTGGAGCCGGAGGAAAACATCGAATATTGCAGACAGATCACGGAGCAAGCCAAGATAAGGGGAATCACTGTTGAGGCCGAAATGGGACGTATTAGCGACGGAGAGGACGGGATTCCGGATGCCAGCCACCTCGAGAGAT GTGTTCATTTCCTGGCGCCTTCATCCCGCAATATCCATGGACCTTATCCTGAAGGTGGCTCTGAGAAATATTGGCAGCTTGACCG GCTTAAATTGATTGCTGATGCCATTGGTCCTACCATTCCTCGGGTAATTCATGGAACGCATCCCGTCCCGGACTGGCTTTTTCATAAGGCCATTGCAACGGGGGCTCGTaagatcaatatcaaccGGAATGCTCGTGATGGATACACAGCCTTCGTGGCCGAGAATGCTGACCGCTTGGAGCTTACTGCTTTGAAGGAACAGTCCGTGGCAATCTATCAAAGATCAGTAGAACACTTGATGGATGTCCTTGGTTCATCCGGGAAGGCGCATTAG
- a CDS encoding major facilitator superfamily domain-containing protein — protein sequence MRRARNQRHRIQSTKSDWSGQNRGRRSCGRPEGKISALYRVCTASILYEYDPANYLIPFSLVLVMVIFELDNSTVGTYRNFATSDFKHLSVLATLNTAASIITAVSKPPIAKVSDVLGRAEAYIFTITCYILSYILCASSKTFNIYAGGYVFYSVGQAGTAILNSTVVSDISSMRWRGFVYNILYIPFLITPWVSAFIVESVVNGIGWRWGIGMFAILMPFCASFIIVTLLVFERRAKRSGLILTERLNLFTFCSRIDLGGITLLSGGFALVLIPITLAATTSDCWKTPWVVVLIVLGAIALACLYPYEKYFARHPVVPTHYFRTLSVVVSMALACVDNIGFGTTQTYLYVWSMVSHNFSPRDAQFLNYTNSVMQALVGMGTGLLMYRLRSYKWIGVVGAAIRMVGYGVMVRLRKNESSVAELFIVQLIQGAGSGMIETIVIVAAQISVSHAELAQVTSLILLGSFLGNGIGSAIAGAIYSNQLRDRLRLHLGHSVDEATVVRLYNSITDTLPTWGTAERNAVNRAYSDVMGYVSRGGSMMHANNRRYITIAALALSAPVVILSLLIPNKRLGDGHNLVQDNQSNDSRTSDETLVDEKTCTR from the exons ATGCGGCGAGCTCGAAATCAACGTCACAGAATCCAGTCCACCAAAAGCGACTGGAGCGGTCAAAATCGAGGCCGTCGAAGCTGTGGGCGGCCGGAAGGGAAGATATCTGCTCTATATCGGGTATGCACTGCCAGTATCCTATACGAGTACGATCCAGCTAACTACCTCATACCGTTCAGCTTGGTCCTGGTTATGGTCATCTT TGAACTGGACAACTCTACCGTAGGGACTTATCGCAACTTCGCGACGTCCGACTTCAAACATCTTTCCGTGCTGGCCACGCTCAACACTGCGGCTAGCATTATCACGGCAGTAAGTAAACCGCCCATAGCCAAAGTCTCGGACGTCTTGGGGCGAGCCGAGGCATACATCTTTACCATCACATGCTACATTCTGTCGTATATTCTCTGTGCCTCGTCCAAAACGTTCAACATCTATGCGGGTGGTTACGTATTCTATTCCGTCGGCCAGGCCGGCACGGCCATCCTCAACTCCACCGTCGTGTCGGACATCTCGTCCATGCGCTGGCGGGGCTTTGTCTACAACATCCTGTACATTCCCTTCTTGATCACGCCATGGGTGTCGGCATTCATCGTCGAGAGTGTCGTTAATGGCATCGGCTGGCGCTGGGGTATCGGCATGTTCGCCATCTTGATGCCCTTCTGCGCCAGTTTCATCATTGTCACCCTCCTGGTTTTCGAACGACGGGCTAAACGCTCTGGCCTCATCCTGACTGAGAGACTGAATCTCTTCACTTTCTGTTCGCGCATCGATCTTGGCGGCATCACCCTGCTGAGTGGCGGATTTGCGTTGGTCCTGATCCCCATCACCCTGGCTGCCACGACATCCGATTGCTGGAAGACTCCGTGGGTCGTCGTCTTGATAGTGCTTGGCGCCATCGCTCTGGCCTGTCTGTATCCGTACGAGAAATACTTTGCCCGCCACCCGGTCGTCCCCACCCACTACTTCCGTACCTTGTCCGTTGTGGTCTCAATGGCGTTGGCATGCGTTGACAACATCGGATTTGGAACCACCCAGACCTACCTGTACGTCTGGTCCATGGTGTCCCACAACTTCTCGCCCCGTGATGCGCAGTTTCTCAACTACACCAACAGCGTCATGCAGGCGTTGGTGGGGATGGGCACCGGACTGCTCATGTATCGATTACGGTCGTACAAATGGATCGGGGTGGTGGGCGCCGCCATCCGAATGGTCGGGTACGGAGTGATGGTCCGTCTGCGCAAAAACGAGAGCTCTGTTGCGGAACTGTTCATCGTGCAGCTGATCCAGGGCGCTGGCAGCGGCATGATAGAAACGATCGTCATCGTCGCGGCACAGATTTCTGTGTCTCATGCCGAACTGGCGCAGGTTACGTCGCTCATCCTGCTGGGATCGTTCTTGGGCAATGGGATCGGCTCCGCGATCGCTGGTGCCATTTACTCCAATCAACTGCGTGACCGGCTGCGTTTGCATCTCGGACACAGTGTTGATGAGGCCACCGTCGTCCGGTTGTACAACTCCATTACGGATACGTTGCCGACTTGGGGAACGGCGGAGCGAAATGCGGTAAACCGAGCT TATTCCGATGTCATGGGGTATGTCTCTCGAGGTGGTTCAATGATGCATGCTAACAATCGCAGGTACATCACCATCGCCGCGCTGGCGCTGTCCGCTCCCGTCGTGATCCTCTCTCTGTTGATACCGAACAAGAGGCTCGG CGACGGACACAACCTGGTTCAAGACAACCAAAGCAACGATTCACGAACCTCCGACGAAACCCTGGTGGACGAAAAGACCTGCACCCGATAA